The following coding sequences lie in one Hydrogenophaga sp. PBL-H3 genomic window:
- a CDS encoding ABC transporter ATP-binding protein: MTPQPLLDARDITVRFGGLTAVDAVSARFMPGELVGIIGPNGAGKTTFFNAISGVTKPTSGALTVQGRELSGQGPHRFAASGLARTFQTPRTFADMLVRDNIAFGLKFAGRRPRKYLWWGEETTVPWVLRTPESILGLIGLGAQADLPAAAITPSQQRLLEIGMALATRPRMLLLDEVAAGLTENEVEEMARLIRRLRDELDLTVVWIEHAVTTLLRHVERVIVLHQGKKIADGTPAEVVRNAEVIEAYLGDEMNEETTA; encoded by the coding sequence ATGACCCCACAACCCCTGCTCGACGCCCGCGACATCACCGTGCGCTTCGGCGGCCTCACCGCGGTGGATGCTGTGAGCGCGCGTTTCATGCCGGGCGAACTCGTCGGCATCATCGGCCCCAACGGTGCGGGCAAAACGACCTTCTTCAACGCCATCTCGGGCGTGACCAAGCCCACCAGCGGCGCACTCACGGTGCAGGGGCGCGAACTCAGCGGCCAGGGCCCGCACCGCTTTGCGGCCAGTGGTCTCGCCCGCACCTTCCAGACCCCGCGCACCTTCGCCGACATGCTCGTGCGCGACAACATCGCCTTCGGTCTGAAGTTCGCAGGGCGGCGCCCGCGCAAGTACCTCTGGTGGGGCGAAGAGACCACGGTGCCGTGGGTGCTGCGCACGCCCGAGAGCATCCTCGGCCTCATTGGCCTGGGTGCCCAGGCCGATCTGCCGGCCGCGGCCATCACGCCGTCGCAGCAGCGCCTGCTGGAGATCGGCATGGCGCTGGCCACGCGCCCGCGCATGCTGCTGCTCGACGAAGTGGCCGCCGGCCTGACTGAGAACGAAGTGGAGGAGATGGCGCGCCTGATTCGCCGCTTGCGCGACGAGCTCGACCTCACCGTGGTCTGGATCGAACACGCCGTGACCACGCTGCTGCGCCATGTGGAGCGGGTGATCGTGCTGCACCAGGGCAAGAAGATTGCCGACGGCACACCGGCCGAGGTGGTGCGCAACGCCGAGGTGATCGAGGCCTACCTGGGCGACGAGATGAACGAGGAGACCACCGCATGA
- a CDS encoding LPS-assembly lipoprotein LptE, protein MTNQRTLSPHRRAWLQLALGAAALGLSGCGFALRKAPTFAFDTLRLQGMEGTQVSRELREALQANGVRVLTSTTPATGPGAQTAQAILTVLTDQRERVVVGQTAAGQVRELQLRTRFVFRLRTPADKILIDDVELLLERDISFNETQVLAKDAEEQLQYRDMRSDIVQQVVRRLAAVKSL, encoded by the coding sequence ATGACGAACCAACGCACTTTGAGCCCACACCGCCGCGCCTGGCTGCAACTGGCCCTGGGCGCGGCCGCGCTCGGCCTCTCGGGCTGCGGCTTCGCGCTGCGCAAGGCGCCTACCTTTGCGTTCGACACGTTGCGCCTGCAAGGCATGGAAGGCACGCAGGTGAGCCGCGAGCTGCGCGAAGCGCTGCAGGCCAACGGCGTGCGCGTGCTCACCTCCACCACACCCGCCACCGGCCCCGGTGCCCAGACGGCGCAGGCCATCCTCACCGTTCTCACCGACCAGCGCGAACGCGTGGTGGTGGGCCAGACCGCCGCGGGCCAGGTGCGCGAACTGCAGCTGCGCACCCGCTTCGTGTTTCGCCTGCGCACGCCCGCCGACAAGATCCTGATCGACGACGTCGAATTGCTGCTGGAGCGCGACATCAGCTTCAACGAAACCCAGGTGCTGGCCAAGGACGCTGAAGAACAACTGCAGTACCGCGACATGCGCAGCGACATCGTGCAGCAGGTGGTGCGGCGTCTGGCGGCGGTGAAGTCGCTCTGA
- the leuS gene encoding leucine--tRNA ligase — MQQTYAHRQVERAAHAHWNATDAYRVTEDASRKKFYACSMLPYPSGKLHMGHVRNYTINDMLARHLRMKGFNVLMPMGWDAFGLPAENAALKNGVPPAKWTYENIAYMKQQMQAMGLAIDWSREVATCDPSYYRWNQWLFLKMLEKGIAYRKTQVVNWDPVDMTVLANEQVIDGKGWRTGAVVEKREIPGYYLNITSYANELLDHVQIGNPKATLNGWPDKVRLMQENWIGKSEGVRFAFAHDIKDAGGALIGDGKMYVFTTRADTIMGVTFCAVAPEHPLATQAASNNPALAAFIEECKTGGTTEAELATQEKKGMATGLTVTHPLTGEAVAVWVGNYVLMSYGDGAVMGVPAHDERDFAFAKKYDLKIQQVVAVEGEAFSLDAWADWYGDKQRATCVNSGAFDGLPYKAAVDAVAAQLAAKGLGEKKTTFRLRDWGVSRQRYWGTPIPIIHCAEHGAVPVPEKDLPVVLPQDCIPDGSGNPLHKHEGFHAGVVCPVCGKPARRETDTMDTFVDSSWYFMRYCDPKNSEKMVAEGADYWMPMDQYIGGIEHAILHLLYARFWTKVMRDLGLVKVDEPFTHLLTQGMVLNHLYSRRTEKGGKDYFWPHDVENVLDEGGKVVGAKLKNPATSGDGLLPVGTPIDYEGVGTMSKSKNNGVDPQDLIEKYGADTARLYTMFTAPPEATLEWNDAAVEGSYRFLRRVWAFGLKLSSTNRLGALAAGVSGQALSKGAKALRLEMHTVLKQVDYDYQRMQYNTVVSGAMKMLNALEDFKPDGSTGDNAALAEGLSMLLRCIYPATPHIAHTLWSELGYPGELLDAAWPQPDEAALQRDEIELVLQINGKLRGNVLVPANADKAAIEAAALASEAFVKQAAGALPKKVVVVPGRLVNVVI; from the coding sequence ATGCAACAAACATACGCCCACCGGCAAGTCGAGCGCGCCGCGCACGCCCACTGGAACGCCACCGACGCCTACCGCGTGACGGAAGACGCGAGCAGGAAAAAGTTCTACGCCTGCTCCATGCTGCCCTACCCCAGCGGCAAGTTGCACATGGGCCATGTGCGCAACTACACCATCAACGACATGCTCGCGCGCCACCTGCGCATGAAGGGTTTCAACGTCCTCATGCCCATGGGCTGGGACGCGTTCGGCCTGCCGGCGGAAAACGCGGCACTGAAAAACGGTGTGCCACCCGCGAAGTGGACGTACGAGAACATTGCGTACATGAAGCAGCAGATGCAGGCCATGGGTCTGGCCATCGACTGGTCGCGCGAAGTGGCCACCTGCGACCCGAGCTACTACCGATGGAACCAGTGGCTGTTCCTGAAGATGCTGGAGAAGGGCATCGCCTACCGCAAGACCCAGGTCGTCAACTGGGACCCGGTGGACATGACCGTGCTGGCCAACGAACAGGTGATCGACGGCAAGGGCTGGCGCACTGGCGCGGTGGTCGAGAAGCGCGAGATCCCGGGCTACTACCTCAACATCACCTCGTACGCCAACGAACTGCTGGACCACGTGCAGATCGGCAACCCCAAGGCCACCCTCAATGGCTGGCCCGACAAGGTGAGGCTGATGCAGGAAAACTGGATCGGCAAGAGCGAAGGTGTGCGCTTTGCATTCGCGCACGACATCAAGGACGCCGGTGGCGCGCTGATCGGCGACGGCAAGATGTACGTGTTCACCACGCGTGCCGACACCATCATGGGCGTGACCTTCTGCGCCGTGGCACCCGAGCACCCGCTGGCCACGCAGGCCGCATCCAACAACCCTGCGCTCGCCGCCTTCATCGAAGAGTGCAAGACCGGTGGCACCACCGAAGCCGAACTCGCCACGCAGGAAAAGAAGGGCATGGCCACGGGCCTGACCGTGACGCACCCGCTGACCGGCGAGGCGGTGGCCGTGTGGGTGGGCAACTACGTGCTCATGAGCTACGGCGACGGCGCTGTGATGGGCGTGCCCGCGCACGACGAGCGCGACTTCGCGTTCGCGAAAAAATACGACCTCAAGATTCAACAAGTGGTGGCTGTGGAAGGCGAGGCCTTCAGCCTGGACGCCTGGGCCGACTGGTACGGCGACAAGCAGCGCGCTACTTGCGTCAACTCCGGCGCCTTCGACGGCCTGCCGTACAAGGCGGCGGTGGACGCCGTGGCGGCCCAGCTTGCTGCCAAGGGCCTGGGCGAGAAGAAAACCACCTTCCGCCTGCGTGACTGGGGCGTGAGCCGACAGCGCTACTGGGGCACCCCCATTCCCATCATCCATTGCGCCGAACACGGCGCAGTGCCTGTGCCCGAGAAAGACCTGCCGGTGGTGCTGCCGCAGGACTGCATTCCCGACGGCTCGGGCAACCCGCTGCACAAGCACGAAGGCTTCCACGCCGGCGTGGTCTGCCCGGTGTGCGGAAAGCCCGCGCGCCGCGAGACCGACACCATGGACACCTTCGTGGACTCGTCGTGGTACTTCATGCGCTATTGCGACCCCAAGAACAGCGAAAAGATGGTCGCCGAGGGCGCGGACTACTGGATGCCGATGGACCAGTACATCGGTGGCATCGAACACGCCATCCTGCACCTGCTCTATGCGCGTTTCTGGACCAAGGTGATGCGCGACCTCGGCCTGGTGAAAGTGGATGAACCCTTCACCCACCTGCTCACGCAAGGCATGGTGCTCAACCACCTCTACAGCCGGCGCACCGAGAAGGGCGGCAAGGATTACTTCTGGCCGCACGACGTGGAGAACGTGCTTGACGAAGGTGGCAAGGTCGTGGGCGCCAAGCTCAAGAACCCGGCCACCAGCGGCGACGGTTTGTTGCCGGTGGGCACGCCCATCGACTACGAGGGCGTGGGCACCATGTCCAAGTCCAAGAACAACGGCGTGGACCCGCAGGACCTGATCGAGAAGTACGGCGCCGACACCGCGCGCCTGTACACCATGTTCACCGCACCGCCCGAGGCCACGCTGGAGTGGAACGACGCGGCGGTGGAGGGCAGCTACCGTTTCCTGCGCCGCGTGTGGGCCTTTGGCCTCAAGCTCTCGTCCACAAATCGCCTGGGGGCGCTCGCGGCCGGTGTGTCCGGCCAGGCGCTGTCCAAAGGTGCCAAGGCGCTGCGGCTGGAGATGCACACCGTGCTCAAGCAGGTGGACTACGACTACCAGCGCATGCAATACAACACCGTGGTCTCGGGCGCCATGAAGATGCTCAACGCTCTTGAAGACTTCAAGCCCGACGGCTCCACCGGTGACAACGCCGCGCTGGCCGAAGGCCTGAGCATGCTGCTGCGCTGCATCTACCCGGCCACGCCGCACATCGCGCACACGCTGTGGTCCGAGCTGGGTTACCCCGGCGAGCTGCTCGACGCCGCCTGGCCTCAGCCCGACGAGGCTGCCTTGCAGCGCGACGAGATCGAACTCGTGCTGCAGATCAACGGCAAGCTGCGCGGCAACGTGCTGGTGCCTGCCAACGCCGACAAGGCCGCCATCGAAGCGGCCGCGCTGGCCAGCGAGGCCTTCGTCAAACAGGCTGCCGGCGCACTGCCGAAAAAAGTGGTGGTCGTGCCCGGTCGCCTGGTCAACGTGGTGATCTGA
- a CDS encoding aldehyde dehydrogenase has translation MSDMSMLINGLKVTAEKGATFERRNPLDGSVATRAPAASPADAVMAVEAAAEAFKTWSETGPSARRALLLKAADALEAKTPAFIEAVSAETGATGMWGGFNVMLAAGMIREAAALTTQVAGEVIPSDVPGSLAMGVRQPAGVVLGIAPWNAPVILAVRAICVPLACGNTVVLKGSENCPRTHQLIIEAFQDAGFPPGVVNYITNAPADAGAVVEAMVAHPAVRRVNFTGSTKVGKIIAMTCAKYLKPVVLELGGKAPLVILDDANLDDAVNGAAFGSFANSGQICMSTERIIVDSKIADAFVKKFSDKAKALPLGDPRKPEPVVLGSVIGMSTVHHCNELIDDALAKGAKLACGGKADTTLMPATVLDFVTPAMRIYHEETFGPVKCVVRVNGVEEAIACANDNEYGLSAAVFGGDIARAFNVARKIDSGICHVNGPTVHDEAQMPFGGVKGSGIGRFGGKAGIAEFTELRWITVQTTPRHYPF, from the coding sequence ATGTCCGACATGTCCATGCTCATCAACGGCCTCAAAGTCACGGCCGAAAAAGGCGCCACCTTCGAGCGCCGCAACCCGCTCGACGGCAGCGTGGCCACGCGCGCGCCCGCCGCCTCACCGGCCGACGCCGTGATGGCGGTGGAAGCCGCCGCCGAGGCCTTCAAGACCTGGAGCGAAACCGGCCCGAGCGCGCGCCGCGCTCTGCTGCTCAAGGCGGCCGACGCGCTGGAAGCCAAGACGCCGGCCTTCATCGAGGCCGTGTCGGCCGAGACCGGTGCCACCGGCATGTGGGGCGGCTTCAACGTGATGCTGGCCGCCGGCATGATCCGCGAGGCCGCCGCGCTCACCACCCAGGTGGCGGGGGAGGTGATCCCGTCGGATGTGCCCGGATCGCTGGCCATGGGTGTGCGCCAGCCCGCCGGTGTGGTGCTGGGCATCGCGCCGTGGAATGCGCCTGTCATCCTGGCCGTGCGTGCCATCTGCGTGCCACTGGCGTGTGGCAACACGGTGGTCTTGAAAGGCAGCGAGAACTGCCCGCGCACCCACCAGCTGATCATCGAGGCGTTTCAGGACGCGGGCTTCCCGCCCGGCGTGGTGAACTACATCACCAACGCGCCAGCCGATGCGGGCGCCGTGGTCGAGGCCATGGTCGCCCACCCGGCGGTGCGCCGCGTGAACTTCACCGGCTCCACCAAGGTCGGCAAGATCATTGCGATGACCTGCGCGAAGTACCTGAAGCCCGTGGTGCTGGAGCTCGGTGGCAAGGCGCCGCTGGTGATCCTGGACGACGCCAACCTGGACGATGCGGTCAATGGTGCGGCCTTCGGCAGCTTTGCCAACAGCGGCCAGATCTGCATGAGCACCGAACGCATCATCGTGGACAGCAAGATTGCAGACGCCTTCGTGAAGAAGTTCAGCGACAAGGCCAAGGCCCTGCCCCTGGGCGACCCGCGCAAGCCCGAGCCGGTGGTGCTGGGCTCGGTGATCGGCATGAGCACGGTGCACCACTGCAACGAACTGATCGACGACGCGCTGGCCAAGGGCGCCAAGCTCGCGTGTGGCGGCAAGGCCGACACCACGCTCATGCCCGCCACCGTGCTCGACTTTGTCACCCCTGCCATGCGCATCTACCACGAAGAAACCTTCGGCCCGGTGAAATGCGTGGTGCGCGTGAACGGCGTAGAAGAGGCGATTGCCTGTGCCAACGACAACGAATACGGCCTCTCGGCCGCCGTGTTCGGTGGCGACATCGCGCGCGCCTTCAACGTGGCACGAAAGATCGACAGCGGCATCTGCCACGTGAACGGCCCGACCGTGCACGACGAAGCGCAGATGCCGTTTGGCGGCGTGAAGGGCTCGGGCATCGGGCGCTTCGGCGGCAAGGCCGGCATCGCCGAGTTCACCGAGCTGCGGTGGATCACGGTGCAGACCACCCCGCGGCACTACCCGTTCTGA
- a CDS encoding helix-turn-helix domain-containing protein → MAVASVMSTDSVAPIERAAIWRDWVWTHFGGLESDLYGDTGFDGHMSASTAGDVVLTKLEANRHRVLKSPQLARANDRAFLKIVAPWQGSATVQQQGREAWVRPGGWAIYDTTGSYEIANPERVEHLIVMLPKEQLTERGIKLEPLMARHVGGVSGIARVALETMRSTYQELPQMSETAARGAGELIVELVRLSLQELAGRENSVTQLEAFRDRIREHIGQHLRDPSLTLDHIAQALNCSKRHLHNAFSAEEDTPAHYIQRQRIQACMRELRQSGGTQRTITDIAFSWGFNNTAHFSRVFREHTGVSPSDFREAAQQRA, encoded by the coding sequence ATGGCCGTTGCCTCCGTGATGAGCACCGACAGCGTTGCGCCGATCGAGCGCGCCGCCATCTGGCGCGACTGGGTCTGGACACACTTCGGCGGGCTGGAGTCCGACCTCTACGGCGACACCGGCTTTGACGGCCACATGAGCGCATCGACCGCGGGTGATGTGGTGCTCACCAAGCTCGAAGCCAACCGCCACCGCGTGCTGAAGAGCCCACAACTGGCGCGCGCCAACGACCGCGCCTTCCTCAAGATCGTGGCGCCCTGGCAGGGCAGCGCGACGGTGCAACAGCAAGGGCGCGAGGCCTGGGTGCGGCCCGGCGGCTGGGCGATTTACGACACCACGGGCAGCTACGAAATTGCCAACCCCGAGCGGGTGGAACACCTGATCGTGATGCTGCCCAAGGAACAGTTGACCGAGCGCGGCATCAAGCTGGAGCCGCTGATGGCGCGGCACGTGGGCGGTGTGAGCGGCATCGCACGCGTGGCGCTGGAGACCATGCGCAGCACCTACCAGGAGCTGCCGCAAATGAGCGAGACAGCGGCGCGCGGCGCGGGTGAGCTCATCGTGGAGCTGGTGCGCTTGTCCTTGCAGGAACTCGCGGGCCGCGAGAACAGCGTGACGCAGCTCGAAGCCTTCAGAGACCGCATCCGCGAGCACATCGGGCAGCACCTGCGCGACCCGTCACTCACGCTGGACCACATTGCGCAGGCGCTGAACTGCAGCAAGCGCCACCTGCACAACGCGTTCAGCGCGGAAGAGGACACGCCAGCGCATTACATCCAGCGCCAGCGCATCCAGGCCTGCATGCGCGAGCTGCGCCAGAGCGGCGGTACGCAACGCACCATCACCGACATCGCGTTCTCCTGGGGCTTCAACAACACGGCACATTTCAGCCGCGTGTTTCGGGAACACACGGGGGTTTCTCCGAGTGATTTCCGTGAGGCGGCCCAGCAACGGGCCTGA
- the holA gene encoding DNA polymerase III subunit delta: MQVAANQLAAQLQRGLKSLYTLHGDEPLLIQEAADAIRAQARAQGCSERTVHTVAGAHFDWGEVLASGGSMSLFSDKQLIEIRIPSGKPGKDGSQVLQQIAQQAENNDSTVTVVILPRLDMATQKGAWFAALDSFGVSVRVEPVDRKALPQWIAQRLQLQGQRVLAGEEGQRTLQFFADRVEGNLLAAHQEIQKLALLHPAGELSLEQVESAVLNVARYDAFKLAEAVLGGQSVRVQRMLDGLQAEGEAPVLVHWALAEDIRTLHRVRTALDAGRPLPMALRENRVWGVKEKLMERALPLLNMATLTKWLDDAHTVDGIVKGLKSPGWPADPWQALQQMAMKVTLGCSLR, from the coding sequence ATGCAGGTCGCAGCCAACCAACTCGCCGCCCAACTGCAGCGCGGCCTGAAAAGCCTCTACACGCTGCACGGCGACGAACCGCTGCTGATCCAGGAGGCGGCGGACGCGATCCGCGCGCAGGCGCGTGCGCAGGGCTGCAGCGAGCGCACGGTGCACACCGTGGCCGGCGCGCACTTTGACTGGGGCGAGGTGCTGGCCAGCGGCGGCTCGATGAGCCTGTTTTCCGACAAGCAGCTGATCGAGATCCGCATCCCCTCGGGCAAGCCTGGCAAGGACGGGTCGCAGGTGCTGCAGCAGATCGCCCAGCAGGCCGAGAACAACGACAGCACGGTCACGGTGGTGATCTTGCCCCGGCTGGACATGGCCACGCAGAAGGGCGCGTGGTTTGCCGCCCTCGACAGCTTTGGCGTGTCAGTGCGCGTGGAGCCCGTGGACCGCAAGGCCTTGCCGCAGTGGATTGCGCAGCGCCTGCAACTGCAGGGCCAACGGGTCTTGGCGGGGGAGGAGGGCCAGCGCACGCTGCAGTTTTTTGCCGACCGCGTGGAGGGCAACCTGCTGGCCGCGCACCAGGAGATCCAGAAGCTCGCGTTGCTGCACCCGGCGGGCGAGCTGTCGCTGGAGCAAGTGGAGTCGGCCGTGCTCAACGTGGCGCGATACGACGCTTTCAAACTCGCCGAGGCGGTGCTGGGCGGGCAGAGCGTGCGCGTGCAGCGCATGCTCGACGGCCTGCAGGCCGAGGGCGAAGCGCCGGTGCTGGTGCACTGGGCGCTGGCCGAAGACATTCGCACACTGCACCGCGTGCGCACCGCACTCGATGCCGGCCGCCCGCTGCCCATGGCACTTCGCGAGAACCGCGTGTGGGGCGTGAAAGAGAAGCTCATGGAGCGCGCGCTCCCCTTGCTGAACATGGCCACGCTCACGAAATGGCTGGACGACGCGCACACGGTGGACGGCATCGTCAAAGGCCTCAAGTCACCGGGCTGGCCGGCCGATCCCTGGCAGGCCTTGCAGCAGATGGCGATGAAAGTGACGCTGGGCTGCAGCTTGAGGTGA
- a CDS encoding branched-chain amino acid ABC transporter permease: protein MNSRQFLIRDLLVLFGLTGWAIALPGFASEFAVSMALTCLMYIALSSSWALFCGTTRYLSLATSAFFGIGAYTSAILLEQVSWAQAIGLGALIAAGVAVVMGAAVLHLRGTYFAVLTFGMTELIRHAISYFEKSVTGTVGRVLMVVPDRDTIYLTVLALAVITVALSITIRRTRFGLAMLGIGADEQRAQTLGVNTRWVKVAGFALTAAVAGAVGAAMSVRWTYIDPHTVFNPFIGFQTVLIALIGGAATLWGPLIAAIVFSVLAETLRLQVPQIYMMSLGLLLILSVLYLPGGLASLRTETFRGWRDGAKAWWIETRDDLSGETKRRKLRDKQLRERRDVF from the coding sequence ATGAACTCAAGACAATTCCTCATCCGCGACCTGCTGGTCCTCTTCGGCCTCACCGGCTGGGCCATCGCGCTGCCGGGTTTCGCCAGCGAGTTCGCCGTGTCCATGGCGCTCACCTGCCTGATGTACATCGCGCTCTCGTCGAGCTGGGCGCTGTTCTGCGGCACCACGCGCTACCTGTCGCTCGCCACCTCGGCCTTCTTCGGCATCGGCGCCTACACCAGCGCCATCTTGCTGGAGCAGGTGTCGTGGGCACAGGCCATCGGCCTGGGTGCGCTGATTGCCGCCGGCGTGGCGGTGGTCATGGGCGCGGCCGTGCTGCACCTGCGCGGCACCTACTTCGCGGTGCTCACCTTCGGCATGACCGAGCTCATCCGCCACGCCATCAGCTACTTCGAGAAAAGCGTCACCGGCACCGTGGGCCGCGTGCTCATGGTGGTGCCCGATCGCGACACCATCTACCTCACCGTGCTCGCGCTCGCCGTGATCACGGTGGCGCTGTCCATCACCATCCGGCGCACGCGCTTTGGTCTCGCCATGCTGGGTATTGGCGCCGACGAGCAGCGCGCCCAGACGCTTGGCGTGAACACGCGCTGGGTCAAGGTGGCGGGCTTCGCGCTCACCGCCGCGGTGGCTGGCGCGGTGGGCGCGGCCATGTCGGTGCGCTGGACCTACATCGACCCGCACACCGTGTTCAACCCCTTCATCGGTTTCCAGACCGTGCTGATCGCGCTCATCGGCGGTGCGGCCACGCTGTGGGGCCCGCTGATCGCGGCAATAGTCTTCAGCGTGCTGGCCGAAACGCTGCGCCTGCAGGTGCCGCAGATCTACATGATGTCGCTGGGCCTGTTGCTCATTCTCTCGGTGCTGTATCTGCCGGGTGGCCTCGCTTCGCTGCGCACCGAGACCTTCCGCGGCTGGCGCGATGGCGCCAAGGCCTGGTGGATCGAGACGCGCGACGACCTGAGTGGCGAGACGAAACGCCGCAAGCTCCGCGACAAACAATTGAGGGAGCGCCGCGATGTGTTTTGA
- a CDS encoding branched-chain amino acid ABC transporter permease, producing the protein MSFSAWLELLASGLITGGIYALVALGLNLQYGLMRILNIAHGEFLMVGAYLTWMAQTSLGLNPLFMVPVSFAMLFVLGWVIHRLCFRRLTATSPNLDIFEARGLMVAFGLMFLVQNFASWMWGGDLRGYDFLTEPVQIPLPDGTAQFAGNKLLVFALALLFSGALIVLMRTTLLGKGVRALMQSPTGAQLMGINTQRLHPLMFGIGLGLSGVAGALLSMSYTISPSMGEPYTVTALIVITLGGFGSMGGALAGGLLLGVIEALGMHFTNPSLKALLSYVVFISVLLLRPEGLFTRKSRKS; encoded by the coding sequence ATGTCCTTTTCCGCCTGGCTCGAACTCCTCGCCTCCGGTCTCATCACCGGGGGCATCTACGCGCTCGTCGCGCTCGGGCTGAACCTGCAGTACGGGCTGATGCGCATCCTCAACATCGCGCACGGCGAGTTCTTGATGGTGGGGGCCTACCTCACCTGGATGGCGCAGACTTCGCTCGGCCTGAACCCGCTCTTCATGGTGCCGGTGTCGTTTGCCATGCTGTTCGTGCTGGGCTGGGTGATCCACCGCTTGTGTTTCCGCCGCCTGACCGCCACTTCGCCCAACCTCGACATCTTTGAAGCGCGCGGCCTCATGGTGGCCTTCGGTCTCATGTTTCTGGTGCAGAACTTCGCGTCGTGGATGTGGGGCGGCGATTTGCGCGGCTACGACTTCCTGACCGAACCGGTGCAGATTCCGCTGCCCGACGGCACCGCCCAGTTCGCCGGCAACAAGCTGCTGGTGTTCGCGCTGGCCCTGCTGTTCTCGGGCGCGCTCATCGTGCTGATGCGCACCACGCTGCTGGGCAAGGGCGTGCGCGCGCTCATGCAGTCGCCCACCGGCGCGCAGCTCATGGGCATCAACACCCAGCGCCTGCACCCGCTCATGTTCGGCATCGGCCTGGGCCTCTCGGGCGTGGCCGGCGCACTCCTGTCCATGTCGTACACCATCAGCCCGTCCATGGGCGAGCCCTACACCGTCACCGCGCTCATCGTCATCACGCTGGGCGGCTTCGGCAGCATGGGCGGCGCGCTGGCCGGTGGTCTGTTGCTGGGCGTCATTGAAGCCCTGGGCATGCATTTCACCAACCCCTCGCTCAAGGCCTTGTTGAGCTACGTGGTCTTCATCAGTGTGCTGTTGCTGCGGCCTGAAGGACTCTTCACCCGGAAAAGCCGCAAGTCATGA
- a CDS encoding amino acid ABC transporter substrate-binding protein — translation MVQANRRLVIKGAAAAVGAMSFAPGLMAQSAPVRIGYSMSRTGPWTGGAQVSQEPNYLLWAEQQNAAGGLDVKGVKRQIELISSDDRSDTETVVRTYEKLMGSDKVDLVLPPWGSNANFAVAPLANRFQYPFLAPTALSRRLVEMKLPYFFLMLQQPAPMTNALVDMLKANGVKTVALIYVDDLFGLENYAAFKVALQGSGITMVEDKSYPGGVKDLSPVLRSMKDKNPDAFVGFTYPPDTILASRQAKEVGFNPKFFYASVGTAFQLYRNVMTPAGAEGVLGMGSWNGKTSPGAKAYFDAHTKKFAGKEPDRWASGACWASLEILTKAVKAQGLDRKAIRDFVAGNTHKTILGDIKFNGSENVGTPGTVGQWQNGEFEVVWPKTVATAALNPSKPVWK, via the coding sequence ATGGTTCAAGCCAATCGCCGTCTGGTCATCAAGGGCGCCGCCGCCGCGGTCGGCGCCATGTCGTTCGCTCCCGGGCTCATGGCGCAGTCCGCGCCGGTGCGCATCGGCTATTCGATGTCGCGCACCGGCCCGTGGACGGGCGGCGCGCAGGTGAGCCAGGAGCCCAACTATTTGCTCTGGGCCGAGCAGCAGAACGCTGCGGGCGGCCTCGATGTGAAAGGCGTCAAGCGCCAGATCGAGCTCATCAGCAGCGACGACCGCAGCGACACCGAGACCGTGGTGCGCACCTACGAAAAACTCATGGGCAGCGACAAGGTCGACCTGGTGCTGCCGCCCTGGGGCTCCAACGCCAACTTCGCCGTGGCCCCGCTGGCCAACCGCTTCCAGTACCCGTTTCTTGCGCCCACCGCGCTCTCGCGCCGCCTGGTCGAGATGAAGCTGCCGTATTTCTTCCTCATGCTGCAGCAGCCCGCGCCCATGACCAACGCGCTGGTGGACATGCTCAAGGCCAACGGCGTGAAAACCGTGGCGCTGATCTACGTGGACGACCTGTTTGGTCTGGAGAACTACGCCGCATTCAAGGTGGCGCTGCAGGGTAGCGGCATCACCATGGTGGAAGACAAGAGCTACCCCGGTGGCGTGAAAGATCTCTCGCCCGTGCTGCGCTCCATGAAGGACAAGAACCCCGACGCCTTCGTGGGCTTCACCTACCCGCCCGACACCATCCTGGCCAGCCGCCAGGCCAAGGAAGTGGGCTTCAACCCGAAGTTCTTCTACGCCTCGGTGGGCACCGCCTTCCAGCTCTACCGCAACGTGATGACCCCCGCCGGTGCCGAAGGCGTGCTGGGCATGGGCTCGTGGAACGGCAAGACCAGCCCGGGTGCCAAGGCCTACTTCGACGCGCACACCAAGAAGTTCGCCGGCAAGGAACCCGACCGCTGGGCCAGCGGCGCTTGCTGGGCCAGCCTGGAGATCCTCACCAAGGCGGTGAAGGCGCAGGGCCTGGACCGCAAGGCCATCCGCGACTTTGTGGCCGGCAACACGCACAAGACCATCCTGGGCGACATCAAGTTCAACGGCAGTGAAAACGTGGGCACGCCGGGCACGGTGGGGCAGTGGCAGAACGGAGAGTTCGAGGTGGTGTGGCCGAAGACGGTTGCCACGGCTGCTTTGAACCCCAGCAAGCCTGTGTGGAAATAA